The genomic segment GGGGAATGAGGATCTCTTCGTCCACTTGTTTGTAGATCGAATTCTCGCTTGTTTCGTAGTGGATGAACACAAAGCGGAGTTTGGTATTCAGTTCCAGGATATGCTTCATCATTTCATGCAAATGATGGCCGCTCCCGCTTGTCCAATTGTCAAGTTGCTTTGAAAATACACCTATGGTAGGGTGGTTCATAGCTTACCCTCCGTCCGGGTAGCTTAGCGTATCCGGAGACAGAGAGCAAGCAGAAAGAGGTTAACGTAATGGCTAAGATTACCGTGCTGTCTATCTATGATCGTATTGCCTGCTTTCACACCTTACGGCCTTTCCTTCTTTATCGTGATCAAAAACTTTTCGATTACACAAACTCTGTTGATTTTTGCTTGCAGCGTGATCGTAATCGGATTCTCGTTATGGTTCGCTGGTTTCTTAAACCCGACCGGGTCGATATGGAGGTGATGCGTCGCCTTCGTGATAAATATGATCGCATCATTTTTTTTCATGATGATGCCGGCGGAGGGATACCCCGTGCACAGGTGTTGCCCTATGTAGACCGCTTTTATCAGAAAGCACTATTCCGGGATCGTTCTCTATACCAGCGTTCTCTCTACGGAAAGGAACTTTACTCCGACTATTTCCATCGCGAGCATGGTGTTGATGATCCGGACCCGATAACAAGGGCGGCGGTAGAAGATGCCGAACAATTAAAGAAACTAAGGCTTTCGTGGAATATCGGTATCGGTCAGTTCCCCAAAAGAAAGTACCGACAGCGTTTTGCCGTGGCTATGGCACGTCTGGTGGATCTCAAGCTTGTGAGAGCCTTTCATTCCCCTGTCCGCCGTGTCGCTTTTTCCAAGCTTTTCTCTGAGGAACGTGATATCGATGTACACGCACGCCTGGGATTGGTAAAGCAACCCAGCCTTGCGGAGCACCGCCGACTTATTTTACAAAAGATAGAGGGGGATCCTCGTTTTCTCACAGGTGAGGTTGGTCAGCGCCAATACAATCACGAATTGTCCAGGTCCCGAATAGTCCTCTCCCCCTTCGGCTGGGGTGAGCTCTGTTTTCGGGACTTCGAAGCGGTTCTTTCCGGTGCGGTCTTGCTCAAACCGGATATGAATCATTTGGAGACCTGGCCCGATATATTTGTTGCTGGTGAAACCTATATCC from the Sediminispirochaeta bajacaliforniensis DSM 16054 genome contains:
- a CDS encoding glycosyltransferase, translated to MAKITVLSIYDRIACFHTLRPFLLYRDQKLFDYTNSVDFCLQRDRNRILVMVRWFLKPDRVDMEVMRRLRDKYDRIIFFHDDAGGGIPRAQVLPYVDRFYQKALFRDRSLYQRSLYGKELYSDYFHREHGVDDPDPITRAAVEDAEQLKKLRLSWNIGIGQFPKRKYRQRFAVAMARLVDLKLVRAFHSPVRRVAFSKLFSEERDIDVHARLGLVKQPSLAEHRRLILQKIEGDPRFLTGEVGQRQYNHELSRSRIVLSPFGWGELCFRDFEAVLSGAVLLKPDMNHLETWPDIFVAGETYIPFAWDAKDLLEKVDAMLTDDTFCRRIAQNSYTAYHDQLQRLDERFEIILQDIVSGEG